A genome region from Thalassotalea euphylliae includes the following:
- the rpsA gene encoding 30S ribosomal protein S1, whose amino-acid sequence MTENFAQLFEESLKEIETRPGSIIKGTVVKIEKDNVIVDAGLKSESVISIDQFKNSAGEVEIEVGSEVDVALDATDDGFGETVLSREKAKRHEAWQVLEKAYEEKETVIGVINGKVKGGFTVEVSNIRAFLPGSLVDVRPVRDTAHLEGKDLEFKVIKLDQKRNNVVVSRRAVIESESSVERDELLESLQEGQEVKGIVKNLTDYGAFVDLGGIDGLLHITDMAWKRVKHPSEIVNVGDEIQVKVLKFDRERTRVSLGMKQLGEDPWVAIANRYPEGSKLSGRVTNLTDYGCFVEIQEGVEGLVHVSEMDWTNKNIHPSKVVNLGDTVEVLVLEIDEERRRISLGLKQCVPNPWEEFAKNFNKGDKVTGKIKSITDFGIFIGLDGGIDGLVHLSDISWNGGEEAVREYKKGDEITAVVLQVDPERERISLGVKQAEDDPFNMYLTDNKKGAIVTGKVVEVDAKGAKIELAEGVEGYLRVSDISRDRIEDATTELSVGDEVETKFMGVDRKNRTISLSIKAKDQAEERQAMDNLNQADDAGFTNAMAEAFKNAKG is encoded by the coding sequence ATGACTGAAAATTTTGCACAACTTTTTGAAGAAAGTTTAAAAGAGATCGAAACGCGCCCTGGTTCAATTATCAAGGGTACTGTTGTAAAAATCGAAAAAGACAACGTTATTGTTGACGCTGGTCTTAAGTCTGAGTCAGTAATTTCTATCGACCAATTCAAAAACTCTGCTGGTGAAGTAGAAATTGAAGTAGGTTCAGAAGTTGACGTTGCTTTAGATGCGACAGATGACGGTTTCGGTGAAACTGTACTTTCTCGTGAAAAAGCAAAACGCCACGAAGCATGGCAAGTGCTTGAAAAAGCTTACGAAGAAAAAGAAACTGTTATCGGTGTTATCAACGGTAAAGTTAAAGGTGGTTTCACTGTTGAAGTAAGCAACATTCGTGCATTCTTACCAGGTTCTCTAGTTGACGTTCGCCCAGTTCGCGATACAGCTCACCTAGAAGGTAAAGACCTAGAATTTAAAGTTATTAAGCTTGACCAGAAGCGTAATAACGTTGTTGTTTCTCGCCGTGCTGTTATCGAATCAGAAAGCAGTGTAGAACGTGACGAGTTACTAGAATCACTACAAGAAGGTCAAGAAGTTAAAGGTATCGTTAAGAACCTTACTGACTACGGTGCATTCGTAGACTTAGGCGGTATCGACGGTCTTCTTCACATCACTGACATGGCTTGGAAGCGCGTTAAGCACCCAAGCGAAATCGTTAACGTTGGTGACGAGATTCAAGTTAAAGTTCTTAAGTTCGACCGTGAGCGTACACGTGTATCTCTAGGTATGAAGCAGTTAGGCGAAGATCCATGGGTAGCAATTGCTAACCGTTACCCAGAGGGTTCTAAGCTTTCTGGCCGCGTAACTAACTTAACTGACTACGGTTGTTTCGTTGAAATCCAAGAAGGCGTTGAAGGTCTTGTTCACGTTTCTGAAATGGATTGGACAAACAAAAACATCCACCCATCTAAAGTTGTTAACTTAGGTGACACAGTTGAAGTACTAGTATTAGAAATCGACGAAGAGCGTCGTCGTATTTCTCTAGGTCTTAAGCAATGTGTACCAAACCCTTGGGAAGAGTTCGCTAAGAACTTCAACAAAGGTGACAAAGTTACTGGTAAGATCAAGTCAATCACTGACTTCGGTATCTTCATCGGTCTTGACGGTGGCATCGACGGTCTTGTTCACTTATCTGACATTTCATGGAACGGCGGCGAAGAAGCTGTTCGTGAATACAAGAAAGGTGACGAAATCACTGCTGTTGTACTTCAGGTTGACCCAGAGCGTGAACGTATCTCGCTAGGTGTTAAGCAAGCTGAAGACGATCCGTTCAATATGTATCTGACAGATAACAAAAAAGGTGCTATTGTAACTGGTAAAGTAGTTGAAGTTGACGCTAAAGGCGCTAAGATTGAATTAGCTGAAGGTGTTGAAGGCTACCTACGTGTTTCTGACATTTCTCGTGACCGCATCGAAGATGCAACAACTGAATTATCAGTAGGCGACGAAGTTGAAACTAAGTTCATGGGTGTTGATCGTAAGAACCGCACAATTAGCTTATCTATCAAAGCGAAAGATCAAGCTGAAGAGCGTCAAGCGATGGACAACCTGAACCAAGC
- the cmk gene encoding (d)CMP kinase produces the protein MQESIPVITIDGPSGAGKGTVSRLVANQLGWQLLDSGAIYRVLAVALLHHNIEVDEEEPLIPIAAHLDVQFEITDDGESKVILEGEDVSNSIRTEEVGALASKVAAFPRIREALLRRQRAFRVEPGLVADGRDMGTVVFTDAPVKVFLTASAEERAERRFKQLKEKGFDVKIGRLLDDIRQRDERDQNRTVAPLVPAEGALIIDSTELSIDEVVSKILSFVNEKLTQTETI, from the coding sequence ATGCAAGAAAGCATTCCCGTAATCACGATTGATGGCCCAAGCGGCGCTGGTAAAGGCACCGTTTCACGACTAGTAGCAAACCAATTGGGCTGGCAACTTTTAGACAGTGGCGCGATTTATCGCGTGTTAGCTGTGGCTTTGCTGCATCACAACATTGAAGTTGACGAAGAAGAGCCGTTAATTCCGATTGCTGCACATCTTGATGTGCAATTTGAAATTACCGATGATGGCGAAAGCAAAGTCATTCTCGAAGGCGAAGACGTGTCTAATAGTATTCGCACGGAAGAAGTAGGCGCACTAGCGTCAAAAGTGGCGGCATTTCCGCGTATTCGCGAAGCGCTATTGCGTCGTCAAAGAGCATTTCGCGTTGAGCCGGGTTTAGTGGCTGACGGTCGCGACATGGGCACTGTGGTATTTACTGACGCGCCAGTGAAAGTTTTCTTAACGGCGAGCGCGGAAGAGCGCGCCGAGCGAAGATTTAAGCAGTTGAAGGAAAAGGGCTTTGATGTTAAAATCGGGCGCCTTTTGGATGACATACGTCAACGTGACGAGCGTGATCAGAACCGTACGGTTGCTCCGCTTGTGCCAGCAGAAGGTGCGTTAATTATTGATTCTACTGAACTTTCTATTGACGAAGTGGTCAGTAAAATTCTTTCATTTGTCAATGAAAAATTAACGCAAACGGAAACCATTTAA
- the aroA gene encoding 3-phosphoshikimate 1-carboxyvinyltransferase, with protein sequence MEQLTLQPINKIDGEVFLPGSKSLSNRALLIAALAKGTTKITNLLVSEDIEHMLNALTSLGIEYQLSDCGTECTVVGNGGFFKAQAPLELYLGNAGTAMRPLCAALAASEGEFVLTGEPRMKERPIGHLVDSLNQLNADIEYLENTNYPPLKIKGKTLGGERVTIDGSISSQFLTAILMIAPLLPTDTHIEIEGELVSKPYIDITLDIMAKFGVDVENQNYQSFHVKGQQSYQARERYMVEGDASSASYFLAAGAIKGGEITVHGVGTSSVQGDKHFADVLEKMGAEVIWQEESITVKGKPLTAVDMDMNHIPDAAMTIATAALFAKGTTSIRNIYNWRVKETDRLSAMATELRKVGAIVDEGEDYISVTPPEKLTHAAIDTYNDHRIAMCFSLVALSDTPVTINDPKCTAKTFPDYFDKLAQVSS encoded by the coding sequence GTGGAACAATTAACACTACAACCGATCAACAAAATTGACGGTGAAGTATTTTTACCGGGCTCTAAGAGCCTTTCAAACCGTGCCTTACTAATTGCCGCATTGGCAAAAGGCACGACGAAGATTACTAACTTATTAGTGAGTGAAGACATTGAGCATATGCTGAATGCACTCACTAGCTTAGGTATTGAATACCAACTAAGTGATTGCGGCACTGAATGCACAGTGGTTGGCAATGGTGGCTTTTTCAAAGCACAAGCACCACTTGAGTTATATTTAGGTAATGCTGGGACGGCGATGCGACCGCTATGTGCAGCATTAGCGGCAAGTGAAGGTGAATTCGTATTAACGGGTGAGCCGCGCATGAAAGAGCGCCCAATTGGTCACTTGGTTGACTCACTGAATCAATTAAATGCCGATATTGAATACCTAGAAAACACAAATTACCCACCACTAAAAATCAAAGGTAAAACTCTTGGTGGTGAGCGAGTCACCATTGATGGTTCGATTTCAAGTCAGTTCTTAACGGCAATTCTGATGATTGCACCGTTATTACCAACAGACACTCATATTGAAATTGAAGGCGAGTTAGTGTCTAAGCCTTACATTGATATCACGCTGGATATTATGGCGAAATTCGGCGTTGACGTTGAAAATCAAAACTATCAATCTTTCCATGTCAAAGGCCAGCAAAGCTACCAAGCGCGTGAGCGTTACATGGTCGAAGGTGACGCATCTTCTGCTTCTTACTTCTTAGCGGCGGGTGCAATTAAAGGCGGTGAAATTACCGTACACGGTGTTGGTACATCAAGTGTTCAAGGTGACAAGCACTTTGCTGATGTGTTAGAGAAAATGGGTGCGGAAGTCATTTGGCAAGAAGAGTCGATCACGGTTAAAGGCAAGCCATTAACCGCAGTTGATATGGACATGAACCATATTCCAGATGCGGCCATGACCATTGCGACAGCAGCTTTGTTTGCTAAAGGTACCACCAGTATTCGCAATATCTACAACTGGCGCGTCAAAGAAACCGATCGCTTATCAGCCATGGCAACTGAGCTTCGCAAAGTCGGTGCAATAGTAGACGAGGGCGAAGATTACATTTCTGTAACCCCACCAGAAAAGTTAACCCATGCAGCAATCGATACCTACAACGATCACCGCATTGCCATGTGTTTCTCGCTGGTAGCGTTAAGTGATACGCCAGTTACTATCAACGATCCTAAGTGTACCGCAAAAACCTTCCCTGATTACTTTGATAAATTAGCTCAAGTTTCGAGCTAA
- the serC gene encoding 3-phosphoserine/phosphohydroxythreonine transaminase — MSATYNFCAGPAMLPTPVMAKAQAEFINWQDNGCSVMELSHRSKVFMQLAAKAEADLRSLMNIPANYKVLFMHGGGRGQFSAVPHNLLPEGGKADYVISGSWSKAAAKEAANYGEINTVEVVTKTDESQTVLAPADWALSKDAAYVHYCPNETVDGIEIFDIPETGDIPLVADMSSTIMSREIDVSRFGLIYAGAQKNIGPSGLTIVIVREDLLGNARLTTPSVLNYQLAASNDSMYNTPPTFAWYLAGLVFEWLTELGGVKAIEQVNKEKAALLYDYIDSNNFYVNNIDSQYRSLMNVPFWLTDESLNDAFLAEAEQAGLLALKGHRSVGGMRASIYNAMPLAGVQALVDFMTDFADRNKLK; from the coding sequence ATGTCTGCAACCTATAATTTTTGTGCAGGGCCAGCGATGTTACCAACGCCAGTAATGGCAAAGGCACAAGCTGAATTTATTAATTGGCAAGACAATGGTTGCTCGGTGATGGAGCTCAGCCATCGCAGTAAAGTTTTTATGCAGCTGGCTGCCAAAGCCGAAGCAGATCTCAGATCGCTCATGAATATTCCTGCTAACTATAAAGTGCTGTTTATGCATGGTGGCGGTCGCGGCCAGTTTTCGGCGGTGCCGCATAATCTATTGCCTGAGGGTGGCAAAGCGGATTACGTGATTTCAGGCTCTTGGTCAAAAGCGGCAGCCAAAGAAGCCGCTAATTACGGTGAAATCAATACCGTTGAAGTGGTCACTAAAACAGATGAGAGTCAAACGGTGCTAGCGCCAGCTGATTGGGCATTGTCTAAAGACGCTGCTTATGTGCATTACTGCCCGAACGAAACCGTAGATGGCATTGAAATCTTTGATATTCCTGAAACGGGGGATATTCCGCTAGTCGCCGATATGTCCTCGACCATTATGTCGCGCGAAATTGATGTTAGCCGATTTGGTTTAATTTACGCCGGTGCGCAAAAAAATATTGGCCCGTCCGGTCTAACTATCGTCATTGTTCGTGAAGACCTATTGGGCAATGCCAGATTAACCACGCCATCCGTGCTCAATTATCAGCTCGCAGCTAGCAATGACTCGATGTACAACACACCACCGACCTTTGCCTGGTATTTAGCGGGCTTGGTGTTTGAGTGGCTAACCGAGCTTGGCGGTGTTAAGGCTATCGAGCAAGTGAATAAAGAAAAGGCCGCTTTACTTTACGACTATATTGATAGCAATAACTTCTATGTTAATAACATTGATAGCCAGTATCGCTCGTTAATGAATGTGCCATTTTGGTTGACTGATGAATCGCTAAATGATGCTTTCCTAGCAGAGGCTGAGCAAGCGGGTTTATTGGCATTAAAAGGTCACCGCAGCGTTGGCGGTATGCGCGCCAGTATTTATAACGCAATGCCATTGGCAGGCGTACAAGCATTAGTAGATTTTATGACGGATTTCGCTGACCGTAATAAATTGAAGTAA
- the gyrA gene encoding DNA topoisomerase (ATP-hydrolyzing) subunit A yields MSDLAKEILPVNIEDELKSSYLDYAMSVIVGRALPDVRDGLKPVHRRVLYAMNVLGNDWNKPYKKSARVVGDVIGKYHPHGDTAVYDTIVRLAQDFSMRYMLVDGQGNFGSVDGDSAAAMRYTEIRMNKISHSILADLEKETVDFVPNYDGTEQIPEVMPTRIPNLLVNGTSGIAVGMATNIPPHNLTEVINGCLALIDNNELTIDDLLEYIPGPDFPTAGIISGKAGIIEAYKTGRGKIKIRARAEIEVDDKSGKETIVVHELPYQVNKARLIEKMAELVKEKRLEGISALRDESDKDGMRMVIEVKRGDVGEVVLNNLYKLTQMQVSFGLNMVALTDGQPKLFNLKEMLEAFLLHRREVVTRRTIFELRKARDRAHILEGLSIALANIDPVIELVKSSANRREAEEKLVSQGWALGNVAGMLEAAGSDAARPEWLEPQYGIRDGLYYLTPEQAKAIVDLQLYKLSGMEHEKILNEYKELLDLIAELLHILNSPARLMEVIKEELEAIRDEFGDERRTEITNASHDISLEDLINEEDVVVTLSHEGYVKYQALTEYEAQRRGGKGKAATKMKEEDFIERLLVANTHDTILCFSNRGKLYWLKVYQLPLASRTARGRPIVNLLPLESDERITAILPVREYEEDKYIIMATASGTVKKTPLTAYSNQRANGIIALNLRDDDTLIGVDITDGSNDIMLFSDEGKVVRFNEKQRDSETGEVKRDPETGEELLALRPMGRTATGVRGINLEDGQKVVSLIVPKNGGAVLTVTENGYGKRTELAEYPAKSRATKGVVSIKVSERNGKVVGAVQVEDNDEIMMITDNGTLVRTRVNEVSVIGRNTQGVRLIRTAEDEHVVALQRIDEIESDELVDGDIVEGEVVASEGETAPASDAENLDGESYSDPDA; encoded by the coding sequence ATGTCCGATCTGGCAAAAGAAATTCTCCCAGTCAATATTGAAGATGAGCTAAAAAGCTCTTACCTCGATTACGCGATGAGTGTAATCGTGGGCCGCGCGTTACCTGATGTACGCGACGGTCTAAAGCCTGTGCACAGACGCGTACTATACGCCATGAACGTACTGGGTAATGATTGGAACAAACCTTACAAAAAATCAGCACGTGTTGTTGGTGATGTAATCGGTAAATACCACCCACACGGTGACACTGCGGTATACGATACAATCGTTCGTTTGGCGCAAGACTTCTCAATGCGCTACATGCTAGTTGACGGTCAAGGTAACTTCGGTTCAGTTGATGGTGATTCAGCGGCGGCAATGCGTTACACCGAAATTCGCATGAATAAAATCTCGCATTCTATTCTTGCCGACCTAGAAAAAGAAACCGTTGATTTTGTGCCTAACTACGATGGCACTGAGCAAATTCCAGAAGTAATGCCAACCCGCATTCCTAACTTGTTAGTGAATGGTACTTCGGGTATTGCCGTTGGTATGGCAACGAATATTCCACCGCATAACTTAACGGAAGTGATTAACGGCTGTTTAGCGTTAATCGATAACAATGAGTTAACGATTGACGACTTGCTTGAATACATTCCTGGCCCTGATTTCCCAACCGCAGGTATCATCAGCGGTAAAGCGGGGATTATCGAAGCGTACAAAACCGGTCGCGGTAAAATAAAGATCCGCGCTCGCGCTGAAATTGAAGTTGACGATAAGTCAGGTAAAGAAACTATTGTTGTTCACGAATTACCTTACCAAGTTAACAAAGCGCGTTTGATTGAAAAAATGGCCGAGCTGGTTAAAGAAAAACGCTTGGAAGGTATTTCAGCACTGCGCGATGAATCTGATAAAGACGGTATGCGCATGGTCATCGAAGTGAAACGCGGTGATGTGGGTGAGGTTGTGTTAAACAACTTGTACAAGTTAACTCAAATGCAAGTGTCTTTTGGTTTAAATATGGTGGCGTTAACTGACGGCCAACCGAAATTATTTAATCTAAAAGAAATGCTCGAAGCATTCTTACTTCACCGCCGTGAAGTCGTGACTCGTCGTACGATTTTCGAATTACGCAAAGCACGTGACAGAGCCCATATCTTAGAAGGCTTATCAATTGCACTTGCTAATATCGACCCTGTAATCGAGCTAGTGAAAAGCTCAGCTAACCGCAGAGAAGCTGAAGAAAAGCTGGTTTCACAAGGTTGGGCATTAGGCAATGTGGCAGGCATGCTTGAAGCTGCTGGCTCAGATGCAGCTCGCCCAGAGTGGTTAGAGCCGCAATACGGTATTCGCGACGGTCTTTACTATCTAACGCCAGAGCAGGCAAAAGCAATTGTCGATTTGCAGTTGTACAAGCTTTCGGGCATGGAACACGAAAAGATTCTAAACGAGTACAAAGAGTTATTAGACTTAATTGCTGAACTACTGCACATTCTTAACTCGCCAGCGCGTTTGATGGAAGTGATCAAAGAAGAGCTAGAAGCAATTCGCGATGAGTTCGGTGATGAGCGCCGCACAGAAATCACCAATGCTTCGCACGACATTTCTCTTGAAGATTTAATTAACGAAGAAGATGTTGTAGTAACGCTTTCTCACGAAGGTTATGTGAAGTATCAAGCGTTGACGGAATATGAAGCGCAGCGCCGTGGCGGTAAAGGTAAAGCCGCCACTAAGATGAAAGAAGAAGACTTCATCGAACGTTTATTGGTTGCTAATACTCACGATACTATCTTGTGTTTCTCAAACCGCGGTAAGCTTTATTGGTTGAAGGTTTATCAATTGCCACTGGCGAGCCGTACGGCGCGTGGTCGTCCAATTGTTAACTTGTTACCTCTAGAGAGCGACGAACGTATCACGGCGATTTTACCAGTACGTGAATACGAAGAAGACAAGTACATTATCATGGCGACTGCGTCTGGTACGGTTAAGAAAACGCCATTAACGGCGTACTCTAACCAACGTGCTAACGGTATTATCGCCTTAAACCTACGTGATGATGATACGCTTATCGGTGTTGATATCACTGATGGTTCGAACGATATCATGCTGTTCTCAGACGAAGGTAAAGTGGTTCGCTTTAACGAGAAACAGCGCGATAGCGAAACAGGTGAAGTAAAACGCGATCCGGAAACTGGTGAAGAGCTGTTAGCGCTTCGTCCTATGGGGCGTACCGCAACCGGTGTTCGTGGTATTAACCTTGAAGACGGTCAGAAAGTGGTATCACTTATCGTGCCGAAAAATGGTGGCGCGGTCTTAACGGTTACTGAAAATGGCTACGGTAAGCGTACAGAGCTAGCTGAATACCCAGCGAAGAGCCGTGCAACCAAAGGTGTTGTGTCTATCAAAGTGAGTGAGCGTAACGGCAAAGTCGTTGGCGCCGTTCAAGTTGAAGATAACGATGAAATCATGATGATCACCGACAACGGTACGCTTGTTCGTACCCGTGTTAACGAAGTGAGCGTGATTGGTCGTAACACTCAAGGTGTTCGTTTAATTCGTACTGCAGAAGATGAGCACGTAGTGGCACTTCAGCGTATCGATGAAATCGAAAGCGATGAGTTAGTGGACGGCGACATTGTTGAAGGTGAAGTGGTAGCAAGCGAAGGTGAAACAGCGCCAGCGTCTGATGCTGAAAACCTTGATGGCGAATCGTATAGCGATCCTGACGCCTAA
- a CDS encoding DUF2375 family protein, protein MTDSVSDNKQLVTVLYLDNNDVQLKHHYGRYPRRDNGRVVLPNDFKQNKQILAVCKGMVTVLSGLGDRIGSENFTANDSSTIHEMTASH, encoded by the coding sequence ATGACTGATTCCGTGTCTGACAATAAGCAGCTAGTGACCGTCTTGTATTTAGACAATAATGACGTTCAACTTAAGCATCATTATGGTCGCTATCCCCGCCGTGACAATGGCCGAGTTGTATTACCCAACGATTTTAAACAAAACAAACAAATTCTTGCGGTATGTAAAGGTATGGTTACCGTATTAAGTGGACTAGGTGATCGTATTGGCAGCGAGAACTTCACAGCAAACGATAGCAGCACAATTCATGAGATGACGGCAAGCCACTAA
- a CDS encoding Mpo1 family 2-hydroxy fatty acid dioxygenase, translating into MKSVIEQLANYKSVHLNKNNIKSHIVGVPMIIWSIALLLNMFSFEVTIFGHEMVVGLAIVVALVVLIYYFSLHVPLALMIALLFGPLVISTQLVVDMGQPVLIALGVFFIGWVIQFIGHAYERAKPAFIDDINQLLIGPLFLIAELYFALGLNKEMADEVHQKAVEKRKLFEQAKAV; encoded by the coding sequence ATGAAAAGCGTTATAGAACAATTAGCCAATTATAAAAGTGTTCATTTAAACAAGAACAATATCAAAAGCCATATTGTTGGCGTCCCGATGATCATATGGTCGATCGCCTTACTGTTAAATATGTTTAGTTTTGAGGTCACAATTTTCGGGCATGAAATGGTTGTAGGCTTAGCAATCGTTGTCGCACTTGTTGTATTAATTTACTATTTTTCATTGCATGTGCCGCTAGCCTTGATGATTGCATTGCTCTTTGGACCTTTAGTGATTAGTACACAGTTAGTGGTCGATATGGGGCAACCAGTGCTTATTGCATTAGGCGTCTTTTTTATTGGCTGGGTGATTCAATTTATTGGCCACGCCTATGAGCGAGCTAAACCTGCTTTTATAGACGACATCAATCAGCTGCTGATTGGCCCATTATTTTTAATTGCCGAATTGTATTTTGCGCTTGGCCTAAATAAAGAAATGGCGGATGAAGTTCATCAAAAGGCCGTTGAGAAGCGTAAGTTGTTTGAGCAAGCGAAAGCGGTTTGA